The Burkholderia ubonensis genome has a window encoding:
- a CDS encoding LLM class flavin-dependent oxidoreductase, giving the protein MSKTIRFNAFEMNCVGHQSPGLWAHPRDRSWQYKDLDYWTDLARVLERGIFDAIFIADVIGYYDVYQGSNYHALHQAAQIPVNDPLQLAAPIAMATEHLGIGITASTTFEHPYTFARRLSTADHHTKGRLAWNIVTSYLESGAKNVGDQGLRTHDDRYAVAAEYVEVLYKLFEGSWEDGAVVRDRDGRVFTHPEKVHEIGHKGRFFDVPGYHLCEPSPQRTPVLFQAGASGPGKAFAAQHAECVFVAAPTREQLARYVADVRAQAAAAGRDPAKVLIYNLVTVIVDETDEKAQAKFDEYRRYVSYDGSLVFMSGWTGIDFGQYAPTDPVRRVETNAIVSAVEHLAGGDTAWTIEALATWGGIGGMGPVFVGSAATVADILQEWVAATDVDGFNLAYAVAHETFEDVVRHLVPELQRRGVYPTAYAPGTLREKLFGGAARLPDEHPAAQFRNIEQVKREAEREAVGA; this is encoded by the coding sequence ATGAGCAAGACGATCCGTTTCAACGCGTTCGAGATGAACTGCGTCGGCCACCAGTCGCCGGGCCTGTGGGCGCATCCGCGCGACCGCTCGTGGCAGTACAAGGACCTCGACTACTGGACCGACCTCGCCCGCGTGCTCGAGCGCGGGATCTTCGACGCGATCTTCATCGCGGACGTGATCGGCTATTACGACGTCTACCAGGGCAGCAACTATCACGCGCTGCATCAGGCCGCGCAGATCCCGGTCAACGATCCGCTGCAGCTCGCCGCGCCGATCGCGATGGCGACCGAGCATCTCGGGATCGGCATTACCGCGTCGACGACGTTCGAGCACCCGTACACGTTCGCGCGCCGCCTGTCGACGGCCGACCATCACACGAAGGGCCGGCTCGCGTGGAACATCGTCACGTCGTACCTGGAGAGCGGCGCGAAGAACGTCGGCGACCAGGGCCTGCGCACGCACGACGACCGCTACGCGGTCGCGGCCGAATACGTCGAGGTGCTGTACAAGCTGTTCGAGGGCAGCTGGGAGGATGGCGCGGTGGTGCGCGATCGCGACGGCCGCGTGTTCACGCATCCCGAGAAAGTGCACGAGATCGGCCACAAGGGCCGCTTCTTCGACGTGCCCGGCTACCACCTGTGCGAACCGTCGCCGCAGCGCACGCCGGTGCTGTTCCAGGCCGGCGCGTCCGGCCCCGGCAAGGCGTTCGCCGCGCAGCACGCGGAATGCGTGTTCGTCGCCGCGCCCACCCGCGAGCAGCTCGCACGCTACGTGGCCGACGTGCGTGCGCAGGCTGCCGCGGCAGGCCGCGATCCGGCCAAGGTGCTGATTTACAACCTCGTCACGGTGATCGTCGACGAAACCGACGAAAAGGCGCAGGCCAAGTTCGACGAGTACCGCCGCTACGTGTCGTACGATGGCTCGCTGGTGTTCATGTCGGGCTGGACCGGCATCGACTTCGGCCAGTACGCGCCGACCGATCCCGTGCGGCGCGTCGAAACGAATGCCATCGTGTCGGCCGTCGAGCACCTGGCGGGCGGCGACACCGCGTGGACGATCGAGGCGCTGGCCACGTGGGGCGGTATCGGCGGAATGGGGCCGGTGTTCGTCGGCTCCGCCGCGACCGTCGCGGACATCCTGCAGGAATGGGTCGCGGCGACCGACGTCGACGGCTTCAATCTCGCGTATGCGGTTGCGCACGAAACCTTCGAGGATGTCGTGCGTCATCTCGTGCCCGAGTTGCAGCGCCGCGGCGTGTATCCGACCGCGTATGCGCCGGGCACGCTGCGCGAAAAGCTGTTCGGCGGCGCGGCGCGGCTGCCCGACGAGCATCCCGCCGCGCAGTTTCGCAATATCGAGCAGGTCAAGCGCGAAGCCGAGCGCGAGGCGGTCGGCGCGTAG
- a CDS encoding bifunctional 3-(3-hydroxy-phenyl)propionate/3-hydroxycinnamic acid hydroxylase, giving the protein MRPAFEPAAGLGRAHPHETTHRSIDADVAIIGAGPVGLMIANILGLQGVRVVVVEKLTQIIDYPRAIGLDDEALRVFQSVGLAEALLPHTTPNHWMRFTLNGKCFASIEPRTDEFGWPRRNAFIQPLADQILYRGLERFDHVSTLLGHNVDRFAQDESGVTIDATDAHGVRTTIRAAYMVGADGGNSFVRRTLDVPFEGRTKPNQWIVIDVRNDPIGSPHVYLHCDARRPYVSAALPHGIRRFEFMVMPGETEEELSKPENMAALVRGVVDDPDKVDYIRQRVYTHNARLASVFRVKRILLAGDAAHIMPVWQGQGYNSGIRDASNLGWKLAMVVKGAARDALLDTYTMERRAHARSMIHLSEVAGDIFAPTSFVGTRVRDAFVRCFDVLPSLKRYFVEMRFKPMPRYEDGVVLLARRARSEGMLARLIASRGHGAFGRLVGLMSEKRESLLGRIVHGRDAQAGTPVGRMFIQPRVRVADGSIVRLDDAIGNRFAILSWGTDPTFGLTPEARRIWSALGGCFVLAKPDPQLGFRDDVPADVIAIGDVDSRLRDWFARVPESVVLLRPDRFVAGMCSPQCVSECVSQLAQRLSLSVATGAQADDATFAPAAGLVGA; this is encoded by the coding sequence ATGCGCCCCGCTTTTGAACCGGCGGCCGGCCTCGGCCGCGCTCATCCTCACGAAACGACACATCGCTCGATCGACGCCGATGTCGCGATCATCGGTGCTGGCCCGGTCGGCCTGATGATCGCGAACATCCTCGGCCTGCAGGGCGTGCGCGTCGTCGTTGTCGAGAAGCTCACGCAGATCATCGACTATCCGCGCGCCATCGGGCTCGACGACGAAGCACTGCGCGTATTCCAGTCGGTCGGCCTCGCAGAGGCGCTGCTGCCGCACACCACGCCGAATCACTGGATGCGTTTCACGCTGAATGGGAAGTGCTTCGCGTCGATCGAGCCGCGCACCGACGAGTTCGGCTGGCCGCGCCGCAACGCCTTCATCCAGCCGCTCGCCGATCAGATCCTGTACCGCGGTCTCGAGCGTTTCGACCATGTGTCGACGCTGCTCGGCCACAACGTCGACCGCTTCGCGCAGGACGAAAGCGGCGTGACCATCGACGCGACCGATGCGCACGGCGTGCGCACGACGATCCGCGCCGCATACATGGTCGGCGCGGACGGCGGCAACAGCTTCGTGCGCCGCACGCTCGACGTGCCGTTCGAAGGGCGCACGAAGCCGAATCAATGGATCGTGATCGACGTGCGCAACGATCCGATCGGCTCTCCGCATGTCTATCTGCATTGCGACGCGCGGCGGCCCTACGTGTCGGCGGCGCTGCCGCACGGCATCCGGCGCTTCGAATTCATGGTGATGCCGGGCGAGACGGAGGAGGAGCTGTCGAAGCCGGAGAACATGGCGGCGCTGGTGCGCGGGGTGGTCGACGATCCTGACAAGGTCGACTACATCCGCCAGCGGGTCTATACGCACAACGCGCGGCTCGCGAGCGTGTTCCGCGTGAAGCGCATCCTGCTCGCGGGCGACGCCGCCCACATCATGCCCGTGTGGCAGGGGCAGGGTTACAACAGCGGGATTCGCGACGCGAGCAATCTCGGCTGGAAGCTCGCGATGGTCGTGAAGGGCGCGGCGCGCGACGCGCTGCTCGATACCTACACGATGGAGCGGCGCGCCCACGCGCGCTCGATGATCCACCTGTCGGAAGTGGCCGGCGACATCTTCGCGCCGACGAGCTTCGTCGGAACGCGCGTGCGCGACGCGTTCGTGCGCTGCTTCGACGTGCTGCCGTCCCTGAAGCGCTACTTCGTCGAGATGCGTTTCAAGCCGATGCCGCGCTATGAAGACGGCGTCGTGCTGCTGGCACGACGCGCGCGGTCCGAAGGCATGCTCGCGCGGCTGATCGCCAGCCGGGGGCACGGCGCGTTCGGGAGGCTGGTCGGTCTGATGAGCGAGAAGCGTGAATCGTTGCTCGGACGGATCGTGCACGGCCGCGATGCGCAGGCGGGGACGCCAGTGGGCCGCATGTTCATCCAGCCGCGCGTGCGTGTCGCGGATGGCAGCATCGTCCGGCTCGACGATGCGATCGGCAACCGCTTCGCGATCCTGAGCTGGGGCACGGACCCGACCTTCGGCCTGACGCCCGAGGCGCGCCGCATCTGGAGCGCGCTCGGCGGATGCTTCGTGCTCGCGAAGCCCGACCCGCAGCTCGGCTTCCGCGACGACGTACCCGCAGACGTGATCGCGATCGGCGATGTCGACTCGCGCCTGCGCGACTGGTTCGCGCGGGTGCCGGAGTCGGTCGTGCTGTTGCGGCCGGACCGCTTCGTGGCAGGCATGTGCTCGCCGCAATGCGTATCGGAATGCGTGTCGCAGCTCGCCCAACGGCTGTCGCTTTCCGTGGCAACGGGCGCGCAGGCCGACGACGCGACGTTCGCGCCGGCCGCAGGCCTGGTGGGAGCCTGA
- a CDS encoding SfnB family sulfur acquisition oxidoreductase, with protein MSDTSATIQEQPADVQPPAARVIADDAQAIAAAHALAKRLAEDAAERDRTRRLPRDEIEWFSQSGLWAITVPKAYGGAGVSHVTLTEVVKIVAAADPSLGQLPQNHFGLVDVIALTGTDAQKRHFFAEILSGKRFGNGFSEKGTKHVLDLKTRVRRDGDDYVVDGTKFYSTGALFAHYVPVLGLDDARQAWLAYVPQPTPGLAVIDDWSGFGQRTTASGTVVLDAVRVPASHVLPAQRVSDVPTLNGPLSQIIQAAIDAGIAKAAIDDTLAFVRTRTRPWVDSGVDRAVDDPLTIREIGHLHIQLHAAEALLERAARTLDEITARGDVTEDDVARASVAVGEAKVLTTEVALLAGEKLFELAGTQSTLAEHNLDRHWRNARTHTLHDPVRWKYHLVGNYYLNGVRPARHAWN; from the coding sequence ATGTCAGACACGAGCGCGACGATTCAGGAGCAGCCAGCCGATGTGCAACCACCCGCGGCCCGCGTGATCGCCGACGATGCGCAGGCGATCGCAGCCGCGCACGCGCTGGCGAAGCGGCTCGCGGAAGATGCCGCCGAGCGCGATCGCACGCGCCGTCTGCCGCGCGACGAAATCGAATGGTTCTCGCAGTCGGGGCTGTGGGCGATCACGGTGCCGAAGGCATACGGCGGCGCAGGCGTGTCGCATGTCACGCTGACCGAGGTCGTCAAGATCGTCGCGGCGGCCGATCCGTCGCTCGGGCAGCTGCCGCAGAATCATTTCGGGCTGGTCGACGTGATCGCGCTCACCGGCACCGACGCGCAGAAGCGCCATTTCTTCGCGGAGATACTGAGCGGCAAGCGCTTCGGCAACGGGTTCTCGGAGAAGGGCACGAAGCACGTGCTCGACCTGAAGACGCGCGTGCGCCGCGACGGCGACGACTACGTCGTCGACGGCACGAAGTTCTACTCGACCGGTGCGCTGTTCGCGCATTACGTACCGGTGCTCGGTCTCGACGACGCACGCCAGGCATGGCTCGCGTACGTGCCGCAACCGACGCCGGGGCTGGCCGTGATCGACGACTGGTCGGGATTCGGGCAACGCACGACCGCGAGCGGCACGGTCGTGCTCGATGCGGTGCGCGTTCCGGCGTCGCACGTGCTGCCCGCGCAGCGCGTGTCGGACGTGCCGACGCTCAACGGCCCGCTGTCGCAGATCATCCAGGCCGCGATCGACGCGGGCATCGCGAAGGCGGCCATCGACGATACGCTGGCGTTCGTGCGGACCCGCACGCGCCCGTGGGTCGACAGCGGCGTCGATCGTGCAGTCGACGATCCGCTGACGATTCGCGAGATCGGCCATCTGCACATCCAGCTGCATGCGGCCGAGGCATTGCTCGAACGCGCGGCACGCACGCTCGACGAGATCACGGCGCGCGGCGACGTGACCGAAGACGACGTCGCGCGCGCATCGGTCGCGGTCGGCGAGGCGAAGGTGCTGACGACCGAGGTGGCGCTGCTCGCGGGAGAGAAGCTGTTCGAGCTGGCCGGCACGCAGTCGACGCTCGCCGAGCACAATCTCGACCGGCATTGGCGCAACGCGCGCACGCATACGCTGCACGATCCGGTGCGCTGGAAATATCACCTCGTCGGCAACTACTACCTGAACGGCGTGCGTCCGGCACGCCATGCGTGGAACTGA
- the mhpD gene encoding 2-keto-4-pentenoate hydratase, producing the protein MSDDNSIASMAARLREAQASGRTIAPLRDTCPGGDATLAYAIQQINNDLRKTNGERVVGRKIGLTSPAVQKQLGVDQPDFGALFASMAYGDGEPMPLASLIQPKVEAEIALVLERDLTAEKHTFADLISATAYAVAAIEVVDSRIRDWDIRFFDTVADNASSALFVLGSRPVLLRDIDLTACAMTLAQDGEVLSRGNGAACLGNPLNAAAWLADRMVRLGTPLRAGDVVLTGALGPMVAVKAAGTYAAHIDGLGSVRATFTE; encoded by the coding sequence ATGTCGGATGACAACAGCATTGCTTCGATGGCCGCGCGCCTGCGTGAAGCACAGGCGTCGGGCCGGACGATCGCACCGCTGCGCGATACGTGTCCGGGAGGCGACGCGACGCTCGCCTATGCGATCCAGCAGATCAACAACGACTTGCGCAAGACCAACGGCGAGCGTGTCGTCGGCAGGAAGATCGGCCTGACTTCGCCTGCGGTGCAGAAGCAGCTCGGCGTCGATCAGCCGGACTTCGGTGCGTTGTTCGCGTCGATGGCGTACGGCGACGGCGAGCCGATGCCGCTTGCGTCGTTGATCCAGCCGAAGGTCGAAGCGGAGATCGCGCTCGTGCTCGAACGCGACCTGACCGCAGAAAAACACACGTTCGCGGACCTCATCTCCGCGACCGCGTATGCCGTGGCCGCGATCGAGGTCGTCGACAGTCGCATCCGCGACTGGGACATCCGCTTTTTCGACACCGTCGCGGACAACGCATCGAGCGCGCTGTTCGTGCTCGGCAGCCGGCCGGTCCTGCTGCGCGACATCGATCTGACCGCGTGCGCGATGACGCTCGCGCAGGACGGCGAAGTCCTGTCGCGCGGCAACGGCGCTGCGTGCCTCGGCAATCCGCTGAATGCGGCCGCGTGGCTCGCGGACCGGATGGTCCGACTCGGCACGCCGCTGCGTGCGGGCGACGTCGTGCTGACGGGCGCGCTTGGCCCGATGGTCGCAGTGAAGGCGGCCGGCACCTATGCGGCGCACATCGACGGGCTCGGCAGCGTGCGCGCCACTTTCACCGAATGA
- a CDS encoding HpcH/HpaI aldolase/citrate lyase family protein — translation MYPRSYLFVPGNRPERFDKACAAGADAVILDLEDAVPSTAKAQARDAVVSWLGKGGRAYVRANAVGTAWYQDDIAALRTCPSLQGIVVPKAERADLLSNLANEISDEAVLLPLIETAVAFDDLRSLAKAPKVARLLFGTLDFQVDTGIQGDGDELVYFRSQLTIASRIAGIAAPVDGVTAAIDDAQRIRSDTVRARNLGFRGKLCIHPKQIEHVHAALRPCPEELAWARRVLAAVQESDGSAISVDGKMVDAPVIAKANDIVSSSASACDLLPEMPAHSQEFHVER, via the coding sequence ATGTATCCGAGATCCTATTTGTTCGTTCCCGGCAATCGACCGGAACGATTCGACAAGGCGTGCGCTGCGGGCGCAGACGCAGTCATCCTCGACCTTGAAGACGCCGTGCCATCCACCGCGAAAGCGCAGGCTCGTGACGCCGTCGTGTCGTGGCTTGGAAAAGGCGGGCGAGCGTACGTCCGAGCGAACGCGGTCGGTACCGCGTGGTACCAGGACGATATAGCGGCCCTTCGGACCTGCCCGAGCCTGCAGGGCATCGTGGTCCCCAAGGCCGAGCGAGCCGACCTGCTCTCGAACCTCGCGAACGAGATCTCCGATGAAGCGGTGTTGCTGCCGCTCATCGAGACCGCGGTTGCATTTGACGACCTCCGCTCGCTGGCGAAGGCGCCGAAAGTCGCGCGCCTCTTGTTTGGCACCTTGGACTTTCAGGTCGACACCGGTATTCAAGGTGACGGCGATGAACTCGTGTATTTCCGCTCACAACTGACCATCGCGTCACGGATTGCCGGCATCGCGGCCCCGGTGGACGGAGTCACTGCTGCAATCGATGACGCTCAGCGGATCCGCAGCGACACGGTTCGAGCCCGCAATCTCGGTTTCAGGGGCAAGCTGTGCATCCACCCAAAACAGATCGAGCATGTACACGCGGCTCTGCGCCCTTGCCCGGAAGAGCTCGCGTGGGCGCGACGAGTCCTTGCTGCCGTTCAGGAAAGCGACGGCTCGGCCATTAGCGTCGATGGAAAAATGGTGGACGCTCCTGTCATTGCCAAAGCGAACGACATCGTAAGCAGTTCGGCCAGCGCATGCGATCTTCTTCCTGAAATGCCTGCGCATTCCCAGGAATTCCACGTTGAACGATAG
- a CDS encoding 3-carboxyethylcatechol 2,3-dioxygenase, whose translation MPIHLECMSHTPLHGYFDPAPAVVSEVERVQRAARERVDAFDPELVIVFAPDHYNGFFYDVMPQFCIGASATAVGDFGSAAGPLPVARDAALALADAALASDIDVAVSYRMQVDHGCAQALEVLTGRIDRFPVVPVFINSVAPPMASCRRARLLGDAIGRAVARMNRRVLVIGSGGISHEPPVPEIAGADDVVAERLIAGRNPSPASRDARQSSTVAAARAFAAGDSRLHPLNPAWDRRFLELLERGDLTAADGLTNEAITRDAGKSAHEIRTWVAAFGALAASGPYAASIDYYRAIPEWIAGFGAMHARERTLSRR comes from the coding sequence ATGCCGATCCATCTCGAATGCATGTCGCACACGCCGCTGCACGGCTATTTCGATCCCGCGCCGGCAGTCGTCTCGGAAGTCGAGCGCGTGCAGCGCGCGGCGCGCGAGCGGGTCGACGCGTTCGATCCGGAGCTGGTGATCGTGTTCGCGCCGGATCACTACAACGGCTTCTTTTACGACGTGATGCCGCAGTTCTGCATCGGCGCAAGCGCGACGGCCGTCGGCGATTTCGGCAGCGCGGCCGGCCCGTTGCCCGTCGCGCGCGATGCGGCGCTCGCGCTCGCCGATGCGGCGCTCGCGAGCGATATCGACGTCGCCGTGTCGTATCGGATGCAGGTCGATCACGGCTGCGCCCAGGCGCTCGAGGTACTCACGGGCCGCATCGACCGCTTTCCGGTGGTACCCGTCTTCATCAACTCGGTTGCGCCGCCGATGGCGTCGTGCCGCCGCGCGCGCCTGCTGGGCGACGCGATCGGCCGTGCCGTCGCGCGCATGAACCGGCGCGTGTTGGTGATCGGCTCGGGCGGCATCTCGCATGAGCCGCCCGTGCCGGAAATCGCCGGCGCGGACGACGTCGTCGCGGAACGGTTGATCGCGGGCCGCAACCCGTCGCCCGCGTCGCGCGATGCGCGGCAATCCAGCACCGTCGCGGCGGCCAGGGCGTTCGCAGCGGGCGACAGCCGCCTGCATCCGCTCAATCCCGCATGGGATCGCAGGTTCCTCGAATTGCTCGAACGCGGTGACCTCACCGCCGCCGATGGCCTCACGAACGAAGCGATCACGCGCGATGCGGGCAAGTCCGCGCACGAGATCCGCACGTGGGTCGCCGCATTCGGCGCACTTGCGGCGAGCGGCCCGTACGCGGCGTCGATCGATTACTACCGCGCGATTCCCGAATGGATCGCGGGTTTCGGCGCGATGCACGCGCGAGAGCGGACCCTTTCCAGGAGATAG
- a CDS encoding DNA-binding transcriptional regulator — translation MTTYTNVRGLARGLQVLRALNAMEDGHATSQQLADLTGLHRTTVRRLLETLMEEGFVRRSTSDDSFRLTLAVRSLSEGFTDTERIATVAPPIMGQLLQRVAWPSDLTTPDGDAMIIRETTHRFSRLSFHRAMVGRRLPMLLTAAGRAYFAMCPDEEREDILELLRSGVGGDEQQAFARNDALVRKLIRRVRDDGFGSNHGDWTAQAKIGAVAVAISADERVIASLNVIFLSRAVRLEDAVRRYVPELQKAALDIADALKQESEARPRAST, via the coding sequence ATGACAACCTACACAAACGTGCGCGGCCTGGCGCGCGGCCTGCAGGTGCTGCGGGCGCTGAACGCGATGGAAGACGGCCATGCAACGAGTCAGCAACTCGCCGATCTGACCGGCCTGCATCGCACCACGGTGCGCCGTCTGCTCGAGACGCTGATGGAAGAAGGTTTCGTGCGCCGCAGCACATCGGACGACAGCTTCCGCCTGACGCTCGCGGTGCGTTCGTTGAGCGAAGGATTCACCGATACCGAGCGCATCGCGACCGTGGCGCCGCCGATCATGGGTCAGTTGCTGCAGCGCGTGGCATGGCCATCCGATCTGACCACGCCCGATGGCGACGCGATGATCATCCGCGAGACGACGCATCGCTTCAGCCGGCTGTCGTTTCATCGCGCGATGGTCGGGCGGCGCCTGCCGATGTTGCTGACGGCTGCGGGCCGCGCCTACTTCGCAATGTGCCCCGACGAGGAGCGCGAGGACATTCTGGAGCTGCTGCGCTCCGGTGTGGGCGGTGACGAGCAACAGGCGTTCGCGAGAAACGATGCGCTCGTGCGCAAGCTGATCCGGCGTGTGCGCGACGACGGCTTCGGATCGAACCACGGTGACTGGACCGCGCAGGCGAAGATCGGTGCGGTGGCGGTCGCGATCAGCGCGGACGAGCGCGTGATCGCGAGTCTCAACGTCATCTTCCTGTCACGCGCGGTGCGGCTCGAAGACGCCGTGCGCCGCTATGTGCCGGAGCTGCAAAAGGCGGCACTGGATATCGCCGATGCGTTGAAGCAGGAGTCGGAAGCGCGTCCCCGCGCATCGACGTAG
- a CDS encoding MFS transporter: MSSIDLSPATPVSAPIRSASDVARLINTVDSSVSHARMIVLLALGGVFLDAYDLTTLSYGIDDVAREFGLTPALTGLVGSAIMIGTIFGSLIGGWLTDRIGRYQVFMADMLFFVVAAIAAGLAPNVWVLIAARFVMGLGVGIDLPVAMAFLAEFSKFNGRGNKASRLAAWCPMWYVASSVCFLLIFGLYFLLPAEHAGWLWRASLIFGAVPALVIILFRNRFMNESPLWAANQGDLADAARILRESYGIHAHEADDARREPSPPPVRIRVLFQRPYLGRTIVASAMNLCIPFEYTAIAFFLPSILSQFLGAGVFETIAASLALNVLFAFTGGLLGMRLAYRYPSRHVAIAGFALQTIALVALALAGHPHGAIAVGVVLLMLGTWLFAEGFGPGAQMMIYPTLSYPAAIRGTGVGFGRSLCGIGQALALFVLPILQARLGTDMFWVVAVSAVTPIAFLLIVRYEPTAHDIDDESVA; encoded by the coding sequence ATGAGTTCGATCGATCTAAGCCCTGCCACACCGGTTTCCGCTCCCATCCGCTCGGCCAGCGACGTCGCGCGCCTGATCAATACCGTGGACAGTTCGGTCAGCCATGCGCGGATGATCGTGCTGCTGGCGCTCGGCGGCGTGTTTCTCGACGCGTACGACCTCACGACGCTGTCCTACGGCATCGACGACGTCGCGCGCGAATTCGGGCTGACGCCCGCGCTGACCGGGCTCGTCGGTTCGGCGATCATGATCGGCACGATCTTCGGCAGCCTGATCGGCGGCTGGCTGACCGACCGGATCGGCCGCTATCAGGTGTTCATGGCCGACATGCTGTTCTTCGTGGTCGCGGCGATCGCGGCCGGCCTCGCGCCGAACGTCTGGGTGCTGATCGCGGCCCGCTTCGTGATGGGGCTCGGCGTCGGCATCGACCTGCCCGTCGCGATGGCGTTTCTCGCGGAATTCTCGAAGTTCAACGGGCGCGGCAACAAGGCGTCGCGGCTCGCGGCGTGGTGCCCGATGTGGTACGTCGCGTCGTCGGTCTGCTTCCTGCTGATCTTCGGCCTGTATTTCCTGTTGCCGGCCGAGCATGCGGGATGGCTGTGGCGCGCATCGCTGATCTTCGGGGCGGTGCCGGCGCTCGTCATCATCCTGTTCCGCAACCGGTTCATGAACGAATCGCCGCTGTGGGCCGCGAACCAGGGCGACCTGGCCGATGCCGCGCGCATCCTGCGCGAGTCGTACGGCATTCACGCGCATGAGGCCGACGATGCGCGGCGCGAGCCGAGTCCGCCGCCCGTGCGGATCCGCGTGCTGTTCCAGCGCCCGTATCTCGGCCGCACGATCGTCGCCAGCGCGATGAACCTGTGCATTCCGTTCGAGTACACGGCGATCGCGTTCTTCCTGCCGTCGATCCTGTCGCAGTTTCTCGGCGCGGGCGTGTTCGAAACGATCGCGGCCTCGCTCGCGCTGAACGTGCTGTTCGCGTTCACCGGCGGCTTGCTGGGCATGCGCCTCGCGTATCGCTATCCGTCGCGCCACGTCGCGATCGCGGGCTTCGCGCTGCAGACGATCGCGCTGGTCGCGCTGGCGCTCGCCGGGCATCCGCACGGCGCGATCGCGGTGGGCGTCGTGCTGCTGATGCTCGGGACCTGGCTGTTCGCCGAAGGATTCGGCCCCGGTGCGCAGATGATGATCTATCCGACGCTGTCGTATCCGGCCGCGATCCGCGGCACCGGCGTCGGCTTCGGACGCTCGCTGTGCGGCATCGGCCAGGCGCTCGCGCTGTTCGTGCTGCCGATCCTGCAGGCGCGTCTCGGCACCGACATGTTCTGGGTCGTCGCGGTCAGCGCGGTCACGCCGATCGCGTTCCTGCTGATCGTGCGGTACGAACCGACGGCGCACGACATCGACGACGAAAGCGTCGCGTGA
- a CDS encoding acyl-CoA dehydrogenase family protein codes for MTSLHAAPDLSTGTDYDALASRFRPIFERIATGTAERERRRELPHEAIGWLKAAGFGAVRLPASAGGAGASLPQLFRLLTELAAADSNLPQALRGHFAFVEDWLNAPSGPQRTTWFDRFASGQLVGNAWSEAGDVPLGQTVTKVSERNGRLVLNGRKFYSTGSLFADWIDVFAQRAHDGSDVIVAVATAQPGVIREDDWDGFGQTTTGSGTTRFEDATVDADHVIDFARRFKYQTAFYQLFHVATLAGIGHAIVRDAGELVRNRTRVYSHGNAPRAGDDVQLQQVIGEIASWAYAADALALRAAQPLQQAYEARFGDDEATEHAANVAAEIESAQSQLVVSELVLRAATRRFDALGASATRTTTALDRHWRNARTVSSHNPLVYKARIVGDWVINGRTPPFVWRVGNGAGTGVEAGGAR; via the coding sequence ATGACTTCGTTGCACGCTGCCCCCGACCTATCCACCGGTACCGACTACGACGCACTCGCGAGCCGGTTCAGGCCGATCTTCGAGCGCATCGCCACGGGCACCGCCGAACGCGAACGCCGCCGCGAGTTGCCGCACGAGGCGATCGGCTGGTTGAAGGCCGCAGGCTTCGGCGCGGTGCGGCTGCCGGCCAGCGCCGGCGGCGCCGGCGCCTCGCTGCCGCAGCTGTTCCGGCTGCTGACCGAACTAGCCGCCGCCGATTCCAATCTGCCGCAGGCATTGCGCGGGCATTTCGCGTTCGTCGAGGACTGGCTGAACGCCCCGTCCGGGCCGCAGCGCACGACCTGGTTCGATCGCTTCGCAAGCGGCCAGCTGGTCGGCAACGCATGGTCGGAGGCCGGCGACGTGCCGCTCGGCCAGACCGTCACGAAGGTGTCGGAGCGCAACGGCCGGCTCGTGCTGAACGGCCGGAAGTTCTACAGCACGGGCAGCCTGTTCGCCGACTGGATCGACGTGTTCGCGCAGCGCGCGCACGACGGCAGCGACGTGATCGTCGCGGTCGCGACCGCGCAGCCCGGCGTGATCCGCGAGGACGACTGGGACGGCTTCGGCCAGACCACGACCGGCAGCGGCACCACGCGCTTCGAGGATGCGACCGTCGACGCCGACCACGTGATCGACTTCGCGCGCCGCTTCAAGTACCAGACCGCGTTCTACCAGTTGTTCCACGTCGCGACGCTGGCCGGCATCGGCCACGCGATCGTACGCGACGCCGGCGAGCTCGTGCGCAACCGGACGCGCGTGTACAGCCACGGCAACGCACCGCGCGCGGGCGACGACGTGCAGCTGCAGCAGGTGATCGGCGAGATCGCGTCGTGGGCGTATGCGGCCGACGCGCTCGCGCTGCGCGCCGCGCAGCCGCTGCAACAGGCCTATGAAGCGCGCTTCGGCGACGACGAAGCGACCGAGCACGCGGCGAACGTCGCGGCCGAGATCGAATCCGCGCAGAGCCAGCTCGTCGTGTCCGAACTCGTGCTGCGCGCGGCGACGCGCCGGTTCGACGCGCTCGGCGCGTCCGCGACGCGCACCACGACCGCACTCGACCGCCACTGGCGCAACGCGCGCACGGTGTCGTCGCACAATCCGCTCGTCTACAAGGCGCGGATCGTCGGCGACTGGGTCATCAACGGCCGCACGCCGCCGTTCGTCTGGCGCGTCGGCAACGGTGCGGGCACCGGCGTGGAAGCGGGAGGCGCACGATGA